Proteins co-encoded in one Aspergillus luchuensis IFO 4308 DNA, chromosome 6, nearly complete sequence genomic window:
- a CDS encoding tRNA dimethylallyltransferase (BUSCO:EOG09262C5Z;~COG:H;~EggNog:ENOG410PGF7;~InterPro:IPR036236,IPR018022,IPR039657,IPR027417, IPR030666;~PFAM:PF01715,PF12874;~go_function: GO:0005524 - ATP binding [Evidence IEA];~go_function: GO:0052381 - tRNA dimethylallyltransferase activity [Evidence IEA];~go_process: GO:0008033 - tRNA processing [Evidence IEA]) gives MQPFLRRFMSLKRPSVMKPLIAVVGATGTGKSKLAVDLASRFNGEIINGDAMQMYRGLPIITNQIPVEERNGVPHHLISCVELDEQPWFVGRFRSESLRLIDDIHARGKTPVLVGGTHYYTQAVLFKDQLLGEDATADDVPEEAENRLTEDNDPKSSTKWPILDAPTEVVLQKLREVDPVMADRWHPNEARKIRRSLEIYFQTGRPASEIYAEQQRTKQAALTRDDSLTGAGHLRFPTMIFWVHSEKETLNTRLDKRVDAMLEQGLMTEARQMSDYLQEKKAQGVSVDQSRGVWVSIGYKELAPYLEALHAGSVDEAELENLKKSGVESIKTATRQYAMSQIKWIRNKLWQALADASSTNRLYLLDSTNVDAWEQNITEPSERLVRALLEDEPTPDPKSLSELARTVLGAKESQPQKESGSVTKCRTCDICDKTMMGDEQWQIHINGSVHRRALKSAAKRAARDEYLRKRQKLLHEGQEKGPDSPAEPDVQAPPSPQNR, from the exons ATGCAACCATTCCTCCGACGCTTTATGTCTCTCAAACGCCCCTCCGTTATGAAGCCGCTCATCGCTGTCGTCGGTGCCACGGGCACGGGCAAATCAAAG CTTGCAGTGGACCTAGCCTCGCGATTTAACGGGGAGATCATCAATGGCGATGCCATGCAAATGTATCGCGGTCTCCctatcatcaccaaccaGATCCCCGTCGAGGAGCGAAACGGTGTCCCGCACCACCTGATAAGCTGTGTTGAGCTGGATGAACAGCCATGGTTCGTGGGCAGATTCAGAAGCGAAAGTCTCCGACTCATTGACGATATTCACGCCAGAGGGAAAACTCCCGTCCTGGTCGGCGGTACCCATTACTATACACAAGCCGTCCTGTTTAAGGATCAGCTACTTGGCGAGGATGCCACCGCAGACGATGTGCCGGAGGAAGCGGAAAATCGATTGACGGAAGATAACGACCCGAAGTCTTCGACTAAATGGCCCATTCTTGACGCTCCTACTGAGGTGGTTCTGCAGAAGCTGAGAGAAGTCGATCCGGTCATGGCGGATCGATGGCATCCGAATGAAGCACGCAAAATCCGCCGCTCCTTAGAGATCTATTTCCAGACCGGCAGGCCCGCGTCGGAGATCTACGCGGAGCAACAGCGGACGAAGCAGGCAGCCCTGACTCGGGATGACTCCCTTACGGGTGCCGGCCACTTGCGATTCCCGACGATGATATTTTGGGTGCACTCGGAGAAGGAGACGCTCAACACGCGGCTGGACAAGCGGGTGGATGCAATGCTAGAGCAAGGACTAATGACAGAAGCCAGGCAGATGTCGGATTACctccaggaaaagaaagcccaGGGCGTCTCCGTTGACCAGAGCCGCGGTGTATGGGTGTCTATCGGATACAAAGAGCTAGCACCCTATCTCGAAGCACTACATGCAGGCTCGGTGGATGAGGCCGAGCTAGAGAACCTCAAGAAATCTGGCGTTGAGTCGATCAAGACTGCAACGCGGCAGTATGCCATGTCTCAAATCAAATGGATCAGAAACAAGTTATGGCAGGCCCTTGCAGACGCAAGCTCGACCAATCGCCTCTACCTCCTTGACAGCACCAATGTCGACGCATGGGAACAGAATATTACCGAGCCGTCCGAACGTCTTGTCCGCGCTCTGCTGGAAGACGAACCCACTCCCGACCCGAAATCACTGTCAGAACTCGCAAGGACCGTTTTAGGCGCCAAGGAGTCGCAGCCGCAGAAAGAGTCGGGATCCGTCACCAAGTGCAGGACTTGTGACATCTGCGACAAGACCATGATGGGTGATGAGCAATGGCAAATACACATCAACGGCTCAGTCCATAGGAGAGCTCTTAAGAGCGCCGCCAAACGGGCCGCGCGTGATGAATATCTACGAAAGCGACAAAAGCTGCTACACGAGGGCCAGGAAAAGGGCCCTGATTCTCCTGCGGAGCCAGATGTACAAGCCCCTCCGTCCCCTCAAAACAGATAG
- the CAF16 gene encoding putative ABC transporter (BUSCO:EOG09263X4B;~COG:K;~EggNog:ENOG410PINB;~InterPro:IPR027417,IPR003593,IPR003439;~PFAM:PF00005;~go_function: GO:0005524 - ATP binding [Evidence IEA]) has protein sequence MTDNNAPSPSIEVKNLSFQFPDGSPGLTDVNLQAPAGSRTLLIGANGAGKTTLLRLLAGKRLAPTDTITVAGKDPFKDGLEGVTYLGMEWVLNNIVRTDIDVPTLLASVGGNAYPDRRDELVDILDIDLSWRMHAVSDGERRRVQLAMGLLRPWQVLLLDEITVDLDLLSRANFLAFLKRETEIRPCTIVYATHILDNLSLWPTHLVHMHLGSVRQWGPIEKFREEVKETSENSQLGVLVLKWLKEDLQSRGPRNGSTSQAKTYPTLEGLGGYGLEKRPAA, from the exons ATGACAGACAATAACGccccttccccctcaatTGAGGTCAAGAACCTATCCTTCCAGTTCCCCGATGGTTCTCCGGGCTTGACCGATGTCAATCTTCAGGCCCCCGCCGGCAGTCGAACCCTACTTATCGGAG CCAATGGCGCAGGGAAAAcaaccctcctccgcctcctagCAGGCAAACGTCTAGCTCCCACAGACACCATCACCGTAGCAGGCAAAGACCCTTTCAAGGACGGCCTCGAAGGCGTAACCTACCTCGGCATGGAATGGGTTCTCAACAACATCGTCCGCACCGACATTGACGTCCCTACCCTCCTCGCCTCCGTCGGCGGCAATGCATACCCTGACCGTCGGGATGAACTCGTCGACATCCTCGACATCGATCTCAGCTGGCGCATGCACGCCGTCTCGGACGGCGAACGTCGTCGCGTCCAGCTAGCTATGGGCCTCCTCCGACCCTGGCAAGTCCTCCTACTGGATGAGATCACCGTCGATCTGGACCTCCTCTCTCGCGCCAACTTCCTGGCCTTCCTTAAGCGTGAGACCGAGATCAGACCCTGCACTATCGTTTATGCGACCCATATCCTGGATAACTTGTCGCTGTGGCCTACTCACCTTGTCCATATGCATTTGGGAAGCGTGCGTCAGTGGGGTCCCATTGAGAAGTTCCGCGAGGAGGTTAAGGAGACTTCCGAGAATAGTCAGCTCGGTGTGCTCGTACTGAAGTGGCTTAAGGAGGACTTGCAATCTAGGGGTCCGAGAAATGGGTCTACTAGTCAGGCTAAGACTTACCCGACACTGGAAGGTTTGGGCGGGTATGGCTTGGAAAAGCGACCTGCTGCGTGA
- a CDS encoding Elongator subunit ELP2 (COG:B,K;~EggNog:ENOG410PGG4;~InterPro:IPR037289,IPR011047,IPR036322,IPR015943, IPR001680,IPR020472,IPR017986;~PFAM:PF00400;~go_component: GO:0033588 - Elongator holoenzyme complex [Evidence IEA];~go_function: GO:0005515 - protein binding [Evidence IEA];~go_process: GO:0002098 - tRNA wobble uridine modification [Evidence IEA]), whose translation MVSITTEYISVGGNRHPAAADWDVQSGVLAFGADNNVALWDPRESSQRGVYSLLVGHTDKVSVVRFYTCPSTGARLLLTGSVDHTVRLWRPDSEDSRQFVHAHTLEGHTGSVNTIAIAEGLDIVASGAADATVKIWKISTQGEPKGELLRSIPMKPRFFPLALALTPLRTESNDRPVALAVAGTTNIVQVYVAENTLVDPDFKLAAVLSGHEAWVRSLSFTPDKQSKTGDLLLASASQDKYVRLWRFQRGEVTQATPACDDDPMLGGFEPTLSNKAHQFTAAGTKYSVTFEALLFGNEDWIYTTAWNPDPERQQLLTASADNTLTIWEQDPVSGVWLSAERMGEISVQKGSTTATGSTGGFWIGLWAPDGKQVVSLGRTGSWRSWKYDAETDMWAQSLGISGHVRSANGVQWEPTGGYLLSTSADQTTRLHAQWLRDGLKSWHEFSRPQIHGYDLNCVDTLGPARFVSGAEEKLLRVFNEPGPIAQLLEKLSGFKQTTEGALPDTAQIPVLGLSNQAPADDAPTGEDGVEGEEVGKAQANQALLAESNQPPLEDQLARYTLWPEHEKLYGHGYEISAVAVSHDRTLIATACKASSIDHAVVRLYDTSDWHEIRPSLAAHTLTITSLAFSSDDQYLLSVGRDRQWAVYQRSEQDPSTFSLLTSNPKGHSRMILDAAWAPASGKPIFATAGRDKSVKLWQMTEGSFECKSTIPLTTPVTALAFLPQIFNNSFFVATGEESGAVSVYQVAVDSLEASHLSSIDKLSSPSKAITQLSWRPVPDADTRNFALAVASEDTSTRIYSFSDMVS comes from the exons ATGGTCTCCATCACGACCGAGTACATCAGCGTCGGGGGCAATAGGCATCCCGCCGCCGCTGATTGGGACGTCCAGTCAGGCGTGCTTGCCTTTGGCGCAGATAACAATGTAGCTCTCTGGGATCCTCGA GAGAGCTCCCAGCGCGGGGTCTATTCGCTTCTTGTCGGCCACACCGACAAGGTCAGTGTCGTTCGGTTCTACACATGCCCTTCCACCGGAGCGAGACTTCTCTTGACTGGCTCTGTTGATCATACGGTCCGGTTATGGCGCCCCGATTCTGAAGACTCCCGCCAATTCGTCCACGCGCATACTTTGGAAGGACATACCGGCTCAGTCAATACCATCGCCATAGCTGAAGGATTAGACATCGTCGCATCGGGCGCAGCTGATGCTACTGTGAAGATATGGAAGATCAGCACGCAGGGGGAGCCGAAGGGCGAGCTCTTGAGATCTATTCCCATGAAGCCACGCTTCTTTCCGTTGGCTTTGGCGTTGACACCCCTTCGAACGGAGTCGAATGACAGACCTGTGGCTCTGGCGGTGGCAGGGACAACAAACATCGTGCAGGTATATGTAGCGGAGAACACTCTTGTCGATCCCGATTTCAAGCTTGCGGCTGTGCTGTCCGGACACGAGGCGTGGGTGCGCTCCTTGTCTTTCACGCCGGATAAGCAGAGCAAGACGGGCGATCTGCTATTGGCCTCAGCCAGTCAAGACAAGTATGTTCGACTCTGGCGATTCCAACGTGGAGAGGTTACTCAGGCCACGCCGGCGTGTGATGACGATCCTATGCTGGGTGGCTTCGAGCCGACGCTATCGAACAAGGCGCATCAGTTCACCGCGGCGGGAACCAAATACTCTGTTACATTCGAAGCTCTGTTGTTCGGAAACGAGGACTGGATTTACACGACTGCGTGGAACCCTGACCCAGAGCGCCAGCAACTTCTCACTGCTTCGGCAGACAACACATTGACCATTTGGGAACAAGATCCGGTCTCGGGAGTGTGGCTTTCTGCCGAAAGAATGGGAGAGATCAGTGTTCAGAAAGGTTCCACTACAGCTACTGGTAGTACTGGTGGGTTCTGGATTGGTCTTTGGGCCCCAGACGGCAAGCAAGTTGTAAGTCTGGGCCGCACTGGAAGCTGGCGCTCGTGGAAATATGATGCGGAAACCGATATGTGGGCGCAATCCCTGGGTATCTCAGGGCATGTGCGATCCGCCAACGGGGTCCAATGGGAGCCTACTGGAGGATATCTCCTGTCGACAAGTGCGGATCAAACGACACGTCTGCATGCCCAGTGGCTGCGGGATGGACTGAAGTCATGGCATGAATTCTCACGACCTCAGATCCATGGCTACGATTTGAATTGCGTGGACACTCTGGGCCCGGCTCGGTTCGTGTCCGGTGCCGAAGAGAAGCTATTGCGAGTGTTCAATGAGCCTGGGCCTATCGCACAGCTCCTAGAGAAGCTTTCTGGCTTCAAACAGACGACCGAAGGAGCACTGCCAGACACAGCACAGATCCCCGTCCTGGGATTGTCCAATCAGGCCCCGGCCGATGATGCGCCTACAGGTGAAGACGGAgtggagggtgaggaagtTGGAAAAGCTCAGGCTAATCAGGCGCTTTTGGCGGAATCAAACCAACCGCCATTGGAAGATCAGCTGGCCCGCTACACATTATGGCCAGAGCATGAGAAGTTGTATGGCCACGGATACGAGATCTCAGCCGTGGCCGTCAGCCACGACCGCACACTAATTGCCACCGCTTGCAAGGCGAGTTCGATTGATCATGCCGTGGTGCGTCTGTACGACACGTCGGACTGGCACGAGATTCGTCCATCTCTTGCCGCGCACACCTTGACCATTACTAGTCTCGCTTTCTCCAGTGACGACCAGTACCTTCTGAGTGTCGGGCGTGACCGGCAATGGGCTGTTTATCAACGCAGCGAACAGGACCCCTCTACATTCTCCCTTCTAACTTCGAACCCCAAGGGCCACTCCCGAATGATCCTCGATGCCGCATGGGCACCTGCGTCGGGCAAGCCCATCTTCGCAACCGCTGGCCGGGACAAGTCAGTGAAGCTGTGGCAAATGACCGAAGGCTCTTTTGAGTGTAAATCTACCATCCCGTTGACAACGCCTGTCACTGCACTGGCGTTCCTCCCGCAGATATTCAACAACTCCTTCTTTGTGGCCACGGGCGAGGAAAGCGGGGCAGTGTCTGTCTACCAGGTTGCAGTCGACAGTTTGGAAGCCAGCCATTTGTCGAGTATCGACAAGCTTTCATCACCATCGAAGGCGATCACGCAGCTATCCTGGCGGCCGGTTCCTGATGCAGACACACGGAATTTTGCATTGGCGGTAGCAAGCGAGGACACTTCAACTCGGATATATAGTTTTTCGGACATGGTCTCATAA
- the URM1 gene encoding ubiquitin-related modifier 1 (BUSCO:EOG09265K1R;~COG:O;~EggNog:ENOG410PR1E;~InterPro:IPR012675,IPR015221,IPR016155;~PFAM:PF02597,PF09138;~go_component: GO:0005737 - cytoplasm [Evidence IEA];~go_process: GO:0034227 - tRNA thio-modification [Evidence IEA]), with product MATNPEAPELGKDGAGSIAITVEFTGGLEILFANERKHHVTLPSHLDDGSRPTISYLLGHLVKNYMKDQRQELFILEGNVRPGILVLINDADWELEGEENYELQQKDNIVFVSTLHGG from the exons atggCCACGAACCCTGAAGCCCCTGAGCTGGGCAAAGATGGCGCCGGTTCCATTGCTATTACCGTTGAGTTCAC AGGAGGTCTAGAGATTCTGTTTGCCAACGAGCGCAAACACCACGTCACCCTACCTTCGCACCTTGACGACGGCAGCCGGCCAACTATCAGCTACCTCCTGGGTCATCTGGTGAAGAACTACATGAAGGATCAGAGGCAGGAATTGTTCATTTTGGAAGGCAACGT ACGACCGGGAATCTTGGTCCTCATCAACGACGCTGATTGGGAGCTCGAAGGCGAGGAGAATTACGAGCTTCAGCAGAAGGATAACATTGTCTTCGTTTCTACGCTTCATGGGGGCTAG